In Acinetobacter wanghuae, the sequence AAAATTGAGTGACTTAAATCGAAAATTAAACTTTTTCTTCCATTAAGCGGTCAATTTCATCTGGATTTGATAATGCATAATCCAATTTTTGTGTATCTAATTGACCGACCCATTTTGCGACAACCAAAGTTGCCAATGAGTTACCAATTAAATTGGTCAAAGCACGTGCTTCAGACATGAAACGGTCAATACCAAGAATCAATGCAAGACCCGCAACAGGAATATGTCCAACAGCCGACAATGTCGCTGCCATTACAATAAAGCCTGAACCTGTTACACCCGCAGCGCCTTTAGATGAAATCAAAAGTACGAGCAACAATGTGATCTGATGAGAAATATCAAGCTGCGTATTGGTCGCTTGTGCAATAAAGATTGCAGCCATGGTCAAGTAAATTGACGTACCATCCAAGTTAAATGAATAACCTGTCGGAATAACAAGACCGACTACTGATTTCTCTGCACCCGCAATCTCAAGTTTCTTGAGCATACGCGGCAATACTGATTCTGAAGATGATGTACCGAGTACAATCAATAATTCTTCACGAATTAAACGAATCATTTTGAAAATACTGAAGCCGGCAATACGTGCGATTGAGCCCAATATGATGAAAATGAACAGTAAACAAGTGATATAGAAGCAGATGATCAATTGACCCAATTGAGCAAGTGAACTAATACCATATTTACCAATCGTGAATGCCATGGCACCAAATGCACCAAGTGGAGCCAGTTTCATGATCATATTCACAATGTTAAAGAACACATGTGAAATTTGTTCAACGAATTTTAAAACTGGTTTGCCTTTTTCACCCAATTGATGAAGCGCAAAGCCGAATAGAATTGCAAATAACAAGACCTGAAGAATTTCACCTTCAGCAAATGCACCGACAACCGTATTCGGAATGATATTCATAAAGAAATCAAGCGTCGATTGTGA encodes:
- a CDS encoding dicarboxylate/amino acid:cation symporter — translated: MAKKPIYKSLYFQVIVAIIAGILVGHFSPSGTQIINGAEQYVPGLGEQLKPLGDGFIRLIKMIIAPVIFCTVVSGIAGMESMKSVGKTGGIALLYFEIVSTIALMIGLLVINIAKPGVGMNVDAATLDAGSISKYVESGASQSTLDFFMNIIPNTVVGAFAEGEILQVLLFAILFGFALHQLGEKGKPVLKFVEQISHVFFNIVNMIMKLAPLGAFGAMAFTIGKYGISSLAQLGQLIICFYITCLLFIFIILGSIARIAGFSIFKMIRLIREELLIVLGTSSSESVLPRMLKKLEIAGAEKSVVGLVIPTGYSFNLDGTSIYLTMAAIFIAQATNTQLDISHQITLLLVLLISSKGAAGVTGSGFIVMAATLSAVGHIPVAGLALILGIDRFMSEARALTNLIGNSLATLVVAKWVGQLDTQKLDYALSNPDEIDRLMEEKV